In Bdellovibrio sp. GT3, one genomic interval encodes:
- a CDS encoding glutamate-1-semialdehyde 2,1-aminomutase has protein sequence MHKITSEELFQRALKVTPGGVHSPVRSFKGLDRAPVFFKQAEGAFLTSVEDKKYIDFCQSFGPLILGHRDAEVAEEVHRMVDTAWTFGATEIYSLELAEWISSTLPFMQKLRFVSSGTEAVMSALRVARAATGRSKILKFEGCYHGHVDNLLVKAGSGLAGAAASSSAGISAEVANTTVVAPLDDEAKLEEVFAAQGKDIAAVIIEPLPANYGLLIQRQEFLKKVSEICKKNGSLLIFDEVISGFRVGLEGMVGKTGITPDLVTYGKIIGGGFPVGCYGGRAELMNMVAPSGDVYQAGTLSANPIGMRAGLTTLKKMQRLDGWNVLEKRTQKFVQALRDGFAKKGVPLKVEQHSSLFWIHGDTSGKTIRTIEQIPANQSTTFKTLFLKALDKGVYLAPNAYEVGFVSMAHTDELLAEAASIIVGSAE, from the coding sequence ATGCACAAAATAACATCTGAAGAATTATTCCAACGCGCCCTGAAAGTAACACCAGGCGGAGTTCACTCCCCGGTTCGTTCTTTTAAAGGTTTGGACCGTGCACCTGTTTTCTTTAAACAAGCTGAAGGCGCATTCCTGACTTCTGTTGAAGACAAAAAGTACATCGACTTCTGCCAAAGCTTTGGACCCTTGATCCTGGGTCACCGTGACGCCGAAGTCGCAGAAGAAGTTCACCGCATGGTGGACACAGCTTGGACTTTTGGTGCCACTGAAATTTACTCCTTGGAATTGGCAGAGTGGATTTCTTCAACTTTGCCATTCATGCAAAAGCTTCGCTTCGTATCTTCTGGAACTGAAGCCGTTATGTCTGCATTGCGTGTAGCCCGTGCAGCCACTGGCCGCAGCAAAATCTTGAAATTCGAAGGTTGCTATCACGGTCACGTTGATAACTTGCTGGTTAAAGCAGGTTCGGGTCTGGCGGGTGCTGCCGCTTCCTCTTCTGCAGGAATTTCTGCTGAAGTGGCTAACACAACTGTTGTGGCCCCACTTGATGACGAAGCGAAACTTGAAGAAGTTTTCGCGGCTCAAGGTAAAGACATCGCAGCTGTGATCATTGAACCACTTCCTGCAAACTACGGTCTTTTGATCCAGCGCCAAGAATTCCTTAAAAAAGTATCTGAAATCTGCAAAAAGAACGGCTCCTTGTTGATCTTTGACGAAGTGATCTCTGGTTTCCGCGTAGGCCTTGAAGGCATGGTTGGTAAAACTGGCATCACTCCGGACCTGGTTACTTACGGTAAAATCATCGGTGGTGGTTTCCCAGTGGGTTGCTACGGCGGTCGCGCCGAACTTATGAACATGGTTGCTCCAAGCGGTGATGTTTACCAAGCGGGTACTTTGTCAGCAAATCCAATCGGTATGCGCGCAGGTCTTACGACTCTTAAAAAAATGCAGCGCCTGGATGGTTGGAACGTACTTGAAAAACGCACTCAAAAGTTCGTTCAAGCTTTGCGTGATGGTTTCGCTAAAAAAGGCGTTCCATTGAAAGTAGAACAGCATTCTTCGTTGTTCTGGATTCACGGCGATACAAGCGGTAAAACCATCCGTACTATCGAACAAATCCCCGCAAACCAAAGTACTACCTTCAAAACTTTGTTCCTGAAAGCATTGGACAAAGGTGTTTACTTGGCACCGAATGCCTACGAAGTTGGTTTCGTTTCCATGGCTCACACCGATGAATTGCTAGCTGAAGCAGCAAGCATCATCGTAGGTTCTGCGGAGTAA
- a CDS encoding sensor histidine kinase, with product MKNFLKSHLKTVLAIIWFAFTFALVSWWWVFFLMELEGARQHRMIAWEGSILLGSILIGGISLIVFTFRDKQRHDRLRFFFSTFSHDIKTSIARLRLQAEVLEEDLQGNSPPVMKRLISDIQRLDLQLENSLLLANLEVSPLLHEEMSLSQLLGNLRSEFADLSVELERDAKISGDRRALMSVVRNLLQNSVLHGKATTVRIRVRAVGSSRLEVIFEDDGLGFKGETGKLGSELLNSKDSRGNGIGLLITKRLMEKMRGDIKFESSDKNGFKSILQLEGQLL from the coding sequence ATGAAGAACTTTCTCAAGTCACATTTGAAAACAGTGCTCGCGATCATCTGGTTCGCGTTCACGTTTGCGCTTGTGTCTTGGTGGTGGGTGTTCTTTTTGATGGAACTGGAAGGTGCTCGTCAGCATCGCATGATCGCCTGGGAAGGATCCATTCTTTTGGGGTCCATCTTAATCGGTGGTATTTCCCTGATCGTTTTTACTTTCCGCGATAAACAGCGCCACGATCGGCTGCGTTTCTTTTTCTCGACTTTCAGTCATGATATCAAAACTTCAATTGCTCGTCTTAGACTGCAAGCTGAAGTTTTGGAGGAAGACTTGCAAGGCAACAGTCCGCCAGTCATGAAACGTTTGATCTCTGATATCCAGCGCTTGGATTTGCAGCTGGAAAACTCGCTATTACTTGCAAACTTGGAAGTCAGTCCCCTTCTGCACGAAGAAATGTCTTTAAGCCAACTATTGGGAAATCTGCGCAGTGAATTTGCTGATCTTTCTGTCGAGCTTGAGCGTGACGCCAAAATTTCCGGCGACCGCAGAGCTTTGATGAGTGTCGTTCGCAATCTTTTGCAGAACTCTGTTCTGCACGGCAAAGCCACTACGGTTCGTATTCGCGTACGCGCTGTCGGCAGCAGTCGCCTGGAAGTGATCTTTGAAGACGACGGCCTGGGATTTAAAGGTGAAACCGGTAAATTGGGTTCTGAACTATTGAATTCCAAAGATTCCCGCGGCAACGGCATTGGACTTTTGATCACAAAACGTCTGATGGAAAAAATGCGCGGTGATATCAAATTCGAATCCTCTGATAAAAACGGCTTCAAATCCATACTTCAATTGGAGGGCCAGCTTCTATGA
- a CDS encoding uroporphyrinogen decarboxylase family protein — protein MNTLFHNALQRKAQKTPPIWFMRQAGRYHQHYQGMRKKNSFEELCKTPELAAEVARGPVAEFDFDVSILFSDILFPLEALGMGLKYTDAHGPQLGFKLNPETINNLGEVAPAIEFMKFQKEAVIATREVLPKDKSLIGFVGGPWTLFVYGVEGSHAGSLIQSKVLINMFPKFLEKMLPLLKANIQLQLDGGVEIVMIFDTAAGEVSPLFFREWIQPVISVLAKEFPGKIGYYSKGTQPTFFNKEFTELPWAGQGFDHRCYIPECFKVQNKGFVQGNFDQSLLFMDDADFKKAVQNFLAPMKEMSPEQRAGWVCGLGHGVLPKTPEKNVKLFIETVREVLS, from the coding sequence ATGAACACACTTTTTCACAACGCTCTTCAAAGAAAAGCACAGAAGACACCTCCGATCTGGTTCATGCGTCAGGCCGGCCGTTATCACCAGCACTATCAAGGCATGAGAAAGAAAAACTCTTTCGAAGAGCTTTGCAAAACTCCGGAACTGGCTGCTGAAGTAGCTCGTGGACCCGTTGCTGAATTTGACTTCGACGTATCGATCCTTTTCTCTGACATCCTATTCCCATTGGAAGCATTGGGCATGGGCTTGAAATACACAGACGCTCATGGCCCGCAATTGGGATTCAAACTAAACCCTGAAACGATCAACAACCTGGGCGAAGTGGCACCTGCGATCGAGTTCATGAAATTCCAAAAAGAGGCAGTGATCGCGACTCGCGAAGTGCTTCCTAAAGACAAAAGCTTGATCGGCTTTGTTGGCGGTCCTTGGACATTGTTCGTTTACGGCGTTGAAGGCTCCCACGCAGGTTCTTTGATTCAATCCAAAGTATTGATCAATATGTTCCCTAAGTTCCTGGAAAAAATGCTTCCACTTCTAAAAGCAAACATCCAGCTTCAATTGGATGGCGGCGTTGAGATCGTCATGATCTTTGATACAGCTGCTGGCGAAGTTTCCCCGCTATTCTTCCGTGAATGGATTCAACCAGTGATCTCCGTTTTGGCTAAAGAATTCCCGGGTAAAATCGGTTACTACTCCAAAGGCACACAGCCGACGTTCTTTAATAAAGAATTCACCGAGCTTCCTTGGGCGGGTCAGGGTTTCGACCACCGTTGCTACATCCCTGAATGCTTTAAAGTTCAAAACAAAGGTTTTGTCCAAGGCAACTTCGACCAAAGCTTGCTTTTCATGGACGACGCTGACTTCAAAAAAGCGGTCCAAAACTTCCTGGCTCCGATGAAAGAAATGTCACCAGAACAACGTGCTGGCTGGGTCTGCGGCTTGGGCCACGGCGTCCTTCCCAAAACTCCCGAGAAGAACGTGAAACTATTCATCGAAACTGTTCGAGAGGTACTTTCATGA
- a CDS encoding response regulator transcription factor — translation MMRKVLLVEDDLSLGETLTERLRKDYEVFWGKSVADAWSVYTQEKDFDLVILDVGLPDGTGFELAAKMKKNSPVLFLFLTAQADAESRLQGFELGAAEYIPKPFHLKELLIRVKHVLDAHAPLKEVQLTTCVINFTNMSVRKNSGQIEYPAVTDMKILQLLIDKAPRVLSRDEIMNEIWGVDKNPSHRTIDNTIVRLRQLLGEDGDKHIRSVRGIGYQWSTEETT, via the coding sequence ATGATGAGAAAAGTCCTTCTGGTTGAAGATGATTTATCCCTGGGCGAAACACTGACGGAACGCCTGCGCAAAGACTACGAAGTCTTCTGGGGCAAAAGTGTTGCGGATGCCTGGTCCGTTTACACCCAGGAAAAAGATTTTGACCTGGTCATCCTGGATGTGGGCCTTCCTGACGGCACTGGCTTTGAACTTGCCGCAAAAATGAAGAAAAACTCTCCTGTACTGTTCCTGTTTCTGACAGCACAAGCCGATGCTGAATCGCGCTTGCAGGGATTTGAACTGGGCGCAGCGGAATACATTCCGAAGCCTTTCCATTTGAAAGAGCTTTTGATCCGCGTAAAACACGTATTGGATGCACATGCCCCGTTAAAGGAAGTGCAGCTAACAACATGTGTGATTAATTTTACCAATATGTCCGTACGTAAGAACTCAGGTCAAATCGAGTACCCTGCAGTTACAGATATGAAGATTTTGCAGTTATTAATTGATAAAGCACCACGGGTTTTAAGTCGTGACGAGATCATGAATGAAATCTGGGGTGTTGATAAGAACCCTAGCCACAGAACCATCGACAACACGATCGTACGTCTGCGCCAATTATTGGGCGAGGACGGCGACAAACACATTCGTTCTGTGCGCGGCATCGGCTACCAATGGTCCACGGAGGAAACTACATGA
- the hemN gene encoding oxygen-independent coproporphyrinogen III oxidase, producing the protein MIKNLLAKYDVPAPRYTSYPTVPYWETNPTRDQWVSHLKTTLQKSEGGWSLYVHIPFCETLCTFCGCNNIITKSHSKESPYVDMLIKEWNLYKQQVPELLKAPLKHIHLGGGTPTFLSADSLLRLLTPIVNDCNLDKEHFEGSIEVDPRRTTPEQLKALRTLGFNRVSMGVQDFNPEVQRLVNRIQPLEITAELSQAARDLGYTSVNFDLIYGLAKQTAESIRETAEATVKLRPDRIALYSFALVPWIKPAQRLFKDEDLPKAAEKRELYEIARGILLNAGYVEVGMDHFALPTDNLSIAMDEKRLHRNFMGYTDQRTDVLLGLGVSSISETPFSFHQNEKVLPLYEQSINDGLIPTMRGHILTEEDQIRRRQILKLMTEFEVEFLSDEQEEKATEFLTEMIKDELLVIKDHKLVVLEAGRPFLRNACVFFDERLKTKQPQTKIFSQSI; encoded by the coding sequence ATGATTAAAAATCTACTGGCAAAATACGATGTGCCGGCACCCCGGTACACCTCTTACCCGACGGTTCCTTACTGGGAGACGAATCCCACACGCGACCAATGGGTGTCCCACCTGAAAACGACTTTGCAAAAAAGCGAAGGTGGTTGGTCTTTGTACGTCCACATTCCATTCTGTGAAACTCTTTGTACTTTCTGTGGATGTAACAACATCATCACGAAAAGCCATTCAAAAGAGTCTCCGTATGTGGATATGCTGATCAAAGAATGGAATCTGTACAAGCAACAGGTGCCAGAACTTTTGAAAGCTCCGTTGAAACACATCCATTTGGGTGGTGGAACTCCGACGTTCCTTTCTGCTGACTCCCTGCTGCGCCTTCTGACTCCGATCGTGAATGACTGCAACTTGGATAAAGAGCACTTCGAGGGCTCCATCGAAGTGGACCCACGCAGAACCACACCGGAACAACTGAAGGCATTGCGCACATTGGGCTTCAATCGTGTCAGCATGGGTGTTCAGGATTTCAATCCTGAGGTTCAACGCCTGGTAAACCGCATTCAGCCCCTGGAAATCACGGCCGAGCTTTCCCAAGCAGCCCGCGATCTGGGTTATACTTCCGTTAACTTCGATTTGATTTATGGTCTGGCAAAACAAACTGCGGAGTCCATCCGCGAAACGGCGGAAGCAACGGTGAAGTTGCGCCCGGATCGTATTGCCTTGTACAGCTTTGCCTTGGTGCCTTGGATTAAACCGGCTCAGCGTCTTTTTAAGGACGAGGATCTTCCTAAAGCTGCTGAAAAGCGTGAGCTTTATGAAATCGCCCGTGGCATTTTGCTAAACGCCGGTTACGTGGAAGTCGGCATGGATCACTTTGCCCTGCCAACTGATAACTTGAGCATCGCCATGGACGAAAAACGTCTGCACAGAAATTTCATGGGCTATACAGATCAAAGAACGGATGTTCTTTTGGGTCTGGGCGTTTCTTCTATTTCTGAAACTCCATTCAGCTTCCATCAGAATGAAAAAGTCCTGCCTTTGTACGAGCAATCCATCAACGATGGTTTGATCCCGACAATGCGCGGACACATCCTGACCGAGGAAGACCAGATTCGCCGTCGTCAGATTCTAAAATTGATGACTGAATTTGAAGTCGAGTTCCTAAGTGACGAACAAGAAGAGAAAGCCACTGAGTTTTTGACCGAAATGATCAAAGACGAGCTTTTGGTTATCAAGGATCACAAACTGGTTGTTCTGGAAGCGGGACGCCCGTTCCTGCGCAACGCCTGCGTGTTCTTTGATGAACGTTTAAAGACCAAACAACCTCAAACCAAGATTTTCTCTCAGTCGATATGA